The genomic window GCCAGGGGTCGCTGGGAACTCTGATGGACTGTGGGATGGATTATTCTGGGCTgcacagtggatggaaatgcaggAAGGCAGATCACAACACTGAGAAAATGAGTCGGCTTAAGTGAAGGCAGGGATTGTAGCTTCACCTGACATTGTTTTCAAAGGTCTCATATCAGCTTTCTGTTGTGAACTTGGCCTGTACTTTGTTAGATCTTCATCAGTCAATCCACTTAGAATTCCATCATAGGTTCATTGTATGTGATTTGCTTCCAACATGGCATCTTTTCTATAAGGTCCTCAGCTTAAAGTGAACTCATTGAAGCAATCTCCTTTATATTGATGTAGTTTTGCTTTTCAAACTTGTTTCCATCATCGGATCAGTGTTAAAGTTTAAGTTATTGGCGAGCCATCTTTAGTGAGCGCTTCCTTGTTCATTTTGATGGACAAAGTTTGGTCTCAGGCCTGAATCTAGCCCAGCTCAACATGGATTTAGTTTAACTTCTTAGATCATAACAACTCATTTTAGGGTTAGAGTTGGGCCACATGTTGAATATCAAAACTATTAGATGATTCCTTTAAAATTAAGACTAATACATGCATATTGGTCTTAGTCTTCACCTATCATAAGTGTAACCTTAAACTTATTAGGGAAAAGAGTGGATGATAAAAGGTGAAATTGTAATTAGCACAAAGAGTGTTGTCAAATCTGATAAACCTTTATATTTGCTTTCCTTAATTAGTAAAAACACTGCATTTACTGTAAGATTTTTGAACCGTTTCTCATTAAGGTTGTCACTGTCGTATTTTAGTCATCCCTCTCCTGGAGGTCATCACGAAGAGTCAGTGTCAGCCGAGGGACATGCTGGTGGACATCTTCCAGGAGTATCCAGAGGACACAGAGCACATGTACATCCCCTCATGTGTGGTCCTCAAACGTTGTGGAGGCTGCTGCACCGACGAAGCCTTCGAGTGTGTACCAACGGAAACGCGCAATGTCACGTTGCAAGTAAGTCCAAGGATGACGAAACCGTACTGACCAGTTCATTAAGTTCATCTTCGTCGTCTCAACGCAATGTTAAAGAGAAGTGTTGTTACATCGGGCgttgttgtaataatacattCCAGCTCTGGGCTGCCCGTGTACCACCAACCGTAGAGAAAATAAACAGCGACGGTACTCAGACTGGAGAGTCTATTCCGAATGAAGTTTAATATATTTGGTGCAGTTTGGTTTTAGATTCAGATGAATAGATCCTTGCAAGAGTAAGACCCCTATAGTTACAATATGAAAAATAGttgcattaaaatgaaaacaacCAGACCGACAGTATTTAGACCTATGATCAAATGTTCctgacaatgttaaaaaaaaaagtcaaggaaATTCACAATCAATTCATTGCGACAGCACATTTCCTTCGGTCATCTATCAATTGCATCATAAATCTTTCAATTAGGTCAaattttaatattattcatagctttttaattaaaatgaaataacacCATGACTCTACATAGCTTCATTTAAGGTGAAATTTACATTTCTTTGTCCTTAAACCTGATTTTTCTCTAGATGATCCCATTCTACTTCATAACCTCAGTGGTATGCCTTCtattattgttttgattgagagacccCTAGTGGCAGAAATTACTTACTGCATTTAAGTAACATTGAAATCCACTTCTCAACTGTTATCAATATTATTAAACACCCTTATTTCATTATTCGTGCATCAATTTGAGTGAACAcagtttaatttaacttttttttttttttaactttcaatTATGGATGTTTTCATTCAGTTCATGTAAAATTTACAAGTGCATGCAAGCACATACAGTTGGATATTTTTGTCATTCTTGAGACTTATATTATGGAAAGGAATTACAATACCAAAATTGGGTTTCATGCTCATTGCATGTCTGGATTTTTTTTAGAGGCACGCAGCTTTTCTGTCCAGACACAGAGCAGAGAAAGTGAAGCGGTGAAGCATGGCATCTCAGATATGTTGTTTACCCcatcacactgtgtttacagcCATGTTAGAGCGGTCAGAGCCTCTCCAGGCCTCTGATGATGCCTGCTGTTTGGCATGGATGTCAGCTTGAAAAGTACAGGAATGTACAGTTACACAGACAGTTGATGTGTTTGAGTCGTGAGCGGTCAGGGCCGCGGTGTTTAGACTGTGGTCGCAAGGGTTACGATAGAATGAGACAGTTGAGGTGAGGAAGCGTGTGACCTCGACGCTGAAAAATCATGcagattttgttttattctaaactttgtcttgttatgtcctctgtTTCTCTTCAAGGTAATGCGGGTCAGACCAAAGGTATCGCAACATACTATTGACTTAAGGTTCACAGAGCATCAACAATGTGAATGCAGGTAAGAGATGCAACACTTCTGTCACACACAATGTCAGTGCTGAGATGAATCTAAAAACCTGATTCATCTTtctattttcattctttttataTTTCAGATCAAAGCCAGGTGTTTCAGCAAAGAAAGAATAGTAAGTACGTGTTTTGTGTAGATCTATGTCATGCCATGTGTTTGAAATGAGTCTAAAGGGGATGGTTTCGgggtcagttttttttccaacagcTTTTGTTGGCAACATGTTGCCCTTGATCTGAGTGAACGGTAGCTGGGTGGACTCTGTGCAGCCAACAGGTCTCAGAGTATCAGTGGAGTCACATTCTGTTCCTTCCATTAGTAACAGCATTACTGAGATCATGGATTACACATTGATAAGATGTGACCTCAAAACTTCGGAGAGAGCTTTAAGCGTTTTACCCTGAGTGACACAATCAATGTCAAATGTATTTCTTAAACTTTTGTCCAAGACATCCAGCGCTTAGAAAAGTTATGACTATGATCGACTACAGTTGTGTCTCTTATTATTGTTTGTCAAATTAGTTTTGCTCAAATTTCTGTGTGGAAAAGAAGCTGGTCTTGTATTTGTTGTGACTGTTTTAGTCCCTGTTGTAACTTTCTAACAGCAAAGATACAAGTTTGATAACACTTTTCTGTGCAATCATCAAAAAGTAAAAGTAACTGATAGTCTTGGAGGTGTTTGATTTGGATGGACTGGATATCAACAGTTCCTACAGGTTTACCCTAATTTTCAAGGTACATACATGTAGATATCCATACAAAGCATACAAGGACATTATCCTGATCTGACTTATGCTGAGCTGGAAGTGCAAGATTATGGCCaaataaaatgacttaaaacTGGATTTTTGGAGCTAAATGGTCACGTAGATAGAGTAGCTTTTTCCAGAAAGTGTTTGGTGATGCCATGATTTTAGAAGTCAGCCCAGACATGTTTCCCGAAGGCAGTGTAGGCAAAgtacagggctctgggatcctaTCTGGGCTCTCACATGTTGAGCGAGCTCTTTTTATGGCAGCGGGTTTACTGCTTTATGGTGCGGCTGTAACAGCTTAAGTGATCGAGGTGTAGCCGGCCGGCTTCAGACCACCCGGTGCTGTCTGCACTCTGGTTCCAGCAGTTGCACAAACCTAACCCTCAGCCCTCAGCTACTTCCCAGTCTAATCATAGCAACAGGTGTCATGCAGTtaacctatttttatttttagtggtGTAAATAGAGGATGAGCTCGGAGACGTGCTGAGGTGCCGTTGTCAGTTGCAGAACTCACTTTGCAGAGTTGACGCAGCGCTGTGTGTGCGTTTGACATATGTAtacatgtgttttgtgtgtgtgtgtgtgtgcgggcaaCGAAGCGTTAGGTCAGATGGTTTAATTGGATAAGCGCAGTGCTTGTGTGCCCCAACTGTGCTTTAGCGGTTTAAAACCTGATTGATTGGTGGAGGAGAGATGAGATCATGTTAGCAAGGTCAAATCTGTCTGTCATGTGGCTGAACTAGGCTGAGCTTCTTCCAGCCTCGTTGGACGTCCGCCTGTCGCTGTGCACGTAGGCAGCTACTATAGTGTGCAGGGTGGAGTAGAGGCTCTATAAAGAGGATGAGTTCATTCATTCTATCAGTTACAGGAACCTACGTGCATACATCCTATTACCTGCAGCCCAGTTCTAGTCCAAAAGGAGATTCTATTCGGTCACCCAATCAACCCCATAAACTGTTGCTATTATGTCTGCAGTGATGAGGTATAGAAGTGCAACATTTCTATTTAGATGCCAGTGTTATGGGACTGTTGACATTTTTAAGGAATAGAATGAGGCTCTcagaagtttagtttagtttatgtgCTGGTAGAATAAACAAATTGATAAAAGGAACAGGGAAATACACTAGAAAACCAATATCTTTTCCTACTCGTAACAAAAAGCACTTTTATTGCCTGCCTACATGAGTCAGGATGCGTACTCCGGTCTGGTGGAGCAAAGTCCCGgatttcatacagtatatctgccATCTACGTCAACGACCTCCTGCCTGTTAAATGAAGTAGTAGAACTGTCAATGACAAAGTACATCAGAGTTATACACACACCCATGTTGTATAGAAATACACAGTGACAGTTCCCTCCATGTCATCATAGATCAGTTAATATCTCATTTGTTCCTAATCTACAACTACAAagtgagagatttttttttttcacgaatAATCTGTTATTACTGCCACTTTATCTTATATTATATTTGCTACTGTTaatattaacccgtaaagacccagtgtgacttttgtggtagatcccaaattaatttttctctccatttaaccattctgaagtgatttatcatcatttattttataaatggtattttgtattttatgaattttcagtgaaaatcaagtattgtcttatatttaattcactgatcatgtatacatccataaaagctcagattaaagttagggTTATTATTATCCAAAACAGAGCAAAATgcaaatctatcactaactgaacataaaataagtgtctccatccactgtcattgatccaactccatgagttttactggtgaatcaatgttgtagaagatgacggtgtttccatggtaactacagagcttctgaacatccaaatgggtcatatctgatgaccatggaaagatgacaaactgtattttacaccaattattgacatgtattggtagaattagtggatcaacaggtattaaacagtttagatcagttgatggttttagtggatgtttgggtctttatgggttaatgtgtaatAGTTGTAGAATATGATCATACACAATAAGGTATTAATAGGTTTATGATGACTAATAATGGCCCAATAAGCTACTAATGGATGCTAATAAACATCTACTTAATAAAGAATGTTGACCATCATGTATAAACCTCTGTATCCAGgtttatgttttgtatttctGAGGCACCATTTAACCcatttctgtagcagcaaactaTAGTCGCTATTTGTCATGCTATCTTGTAACGGAGCGGTTATCTTTGAGGCTGTCTGCTGGTGTGTGGTGTACTGCACTGATAAGTGTTTGGTACTTCTACTGCCTTttaggagctttttttttttatctgttgccATGTTTCATGATGAAACCTGCTGCAGCTGCATGGACCAGCTCTGACGGCCTCTGAATAAGTTCTGCCTTGAGCTACTTTACTCCTGTCCTGTGTTCATAGAGGAGGTGATACTGAATTGATCCGGATGTCGTATGAGACTAAGCATATGAGCCCCCCTCCCCTTCCTACCCCCTGATCCCCCCACCCCCGTTATCAGCCCTGACTATGTATCTGATGCAGTCATTGTTGTGTCTCTGCTCTGACCTTCTATCTCATAAGCTGAGCGTTGTAACTGATACTGCTCTAACTATAGTGTCTACCTCAACTCTAAACTATTACATGTCCAGATGAAGTATAGCCGTGAAATGTTGGAAGTGattagttttattgttttatttagttacTTTATTAAGGTTTTTTGACATTATGTGGAAAGTCAGCAATTAGGCAAACAAAGGAATTGTGCTTCGTGTTGCatcatcatttttatttcagtttcaacTCTTAGTTTTAGCTTTAGCCTTAAGACATTGGAcaatttttgtggcaacttccaaacccatttttttcctctaaatttaaccttttctgagtgatttattaccatttattatggcATCATCCTCAggaatttttcaatgaaaatcagtttttttataCTTAATACACTGGCCATGGAGATTTTCATAGAAATAAATTCAACGGTTATTTCATCAAATcagaaaaagttgaagaaaaagtgacttttttagccaaatatatcattaagtgagcACATCagctgaaacattttagatctatagatgtttttggttgcagctgcatgtttgggtctttcagggttaagcACAATAACCCTGATTCATGCACATTTTTCATCTTTGTGTACATCTTTATGGAGCATCAGTGGTTTTAGGGTTTAGAGAACATGTTCAGTTCATGGTTGTTTCATTTTTCTCTGAGTTGAACCTCTGAACAGCCGCCTCATGACTACATTTTAGGGTCAGCATTGGTGTTGGATTTGTGTTTGAGCGTTGCGTTGTTCCTGTCTGGCTTAGGTGGACTGGGTGTTAAAAGCAGTCATGACATCATGGCGATCAATCAGAAGAGGTGTGTTTGGTCTTGTGGTGCAGACCAGAAAGAGTTGTACTTAACCCGGGGCCAAAGGCCATGAGAATGACAGTGTTGGTGGATTAGTCTAAAACCTGAAAGTCAAATCTGAGTCTTAAACCTTGTGTTCTTGTAAACAAATGCATATCTTGCCTTTATGCAAGGAGATCTCAGTTAGTGTGACAGTGAGGGTCGGgctgggtgggtggatggatgggggAGGGAGGGGTAAAAGAAGATGGAGGGGGGTACAGGGATGTTGCATGAGTGTCTGTGTCTGCCCTTTCTGCAGAATTCGCTCTATAGCTTagatctctctctctgtctctcccttttTGCTTCCCTTGCAGCCACTGTGCGCCTTGCTCAGAGAGAAGAAAGCGCTTGTTTGTGCAGGACCCTCTCACCTGTAAATGTTCCTGCAAATTCACACAATTAGACTGCAAGTCCAGGCAACTTGAGTTAAACGAAAGAACTTGCAGGTTTGTTTACCATAAGTATCCCGATAAAACAACttgaacccccccccctccttttttgttttctctccTTCCTGCCTCCTCATCTCTCCGCCCATCTTTGTGCTTTCCCGCATAGATGGATTTCCTGCAGAGAAAATGCATGCTTCTCCCGTGCTTCTTGATGTTGTGTTGGTGTTTTGTACATGGGAATGTGGCGGCTCTGTGCTTCTCTGTGCTTGCTTTGTCTCTTGTCAGATGCTGCCGTCACTTGGTCCTGTCAACATCAGATTTCAGTGTTGATAATGTCTTGTGATTACCGCAGAAATGTTGCTTTCATCCAGTCTGAATGTTTAAGATGTCAGATATATCTATGGTTGTGTGATTTTGTGTGTATCACTGTACGAAACTCCTACACTTGCACATTCCATTTAGTAGCTTGTTCTGGATGAAGCAACTACCttgtttcaatcaaaaaaaaaatctgacaaagaGCAAATTATCTTCATATCATTACGAACTGCTTTCAGGTGAAAGTCTTTCATTTCCAAAATTGCTTTTAAGAacattattttgttatatttatctACAGGTGCAATGCATTTGGGTAATATATGGGTAATTTTGTAATCATTTTATGCTTTTACAGGGGAATGTGAGGCATCTTTGAGCTTAGATTCCTGCAGGAGgtctaaaaatatatttaaaaaaaaatgtatacaactCACTTGCTGCCAAAGTAGAGAATTAAGACATTTGTTGACAAGGAAAATCTGTTGAAAGGAACACATTGTAGTGTTTACAGTGACATTTTCACCTTGAATGTAGTAACATTTAAGAAAACATCATAACAAGAGATCCAGTTATCTTCACAAGCCCATGACCTTTAGAGAATTAGCTccgtattttttctttttgtcactcTCACCAAGCCACAATGACCTGATACTACTCAGAACAAATGAAGTGTGAGGATCATGAGATTCAAAGGAACTCCCTAAAATGACCCTTAAGGTTTGTTGAGACCACAAAACCCAACTTATTTAGGAATGTGAGGCACAAGGGAAGTATTTTATAGTGCGTGAGAGTCATTCGTTGTAGAAACTATTTATTGAAGGAATTGGTTTGAAACAACACATAGAAAATTAGCCTAATATGGGGGATATTAATCAGTTTTATGAAACTAAGTCAGATtaatactaataaaaattataGTTAATAGCCATGAAGCAGAAGGCAGTATATTGCTATTCATCTCCTCACTTTAAATGGTTGCCACGGTTATTAATCTTAAATATAGCTTACATATAAGTGAATTCAGAGTGTCCACGCTGCTTGCTTGTAAATCAGAGTTGCACTCATCGTATGCAGTACATAACCAAACAGAAAGGTGCTGCCTCCAGTTAACAAGGCTGCGTTTCATGACCTCCCCTGACCCAACCACTTTCACGACCCCTGACCCCTTAGGGCCCCCCACACAGCTCTGGATTTAGTGAGCAGCACACTTCAGGGTGGAGTGACCAGCGACGTGATTCCAATTGGCTGCTGTGTGTTCAGGAGAGAGGGTGGAGGAAGCTGAGGCTGGGTGGGCTGACCCAATCCCAGTTCCTGCTATAACCCTGCCCCCCAGACCACAAAGTCAGCACAGCCTCAGACAATACAAGGCCATGAGTACAATGATCTGCAGCCGATCTAATGATTAGTCACATCAGCGGCTTTTGAGACTAAAACCATATTCAAATGTGAAAATTCTACTCAAAGAAGCATCCATTGGTGGAAAAGCGCTCTGATCACCCAACCTCCAAACTCTAAACCCTCACTGTCTACGTCTACTTCCTGTTCTGCCCCTGTCTCTGAAtatatactcttttttttttgcatgtaggAGTTATTCATGACATCATGCTTTTTAGGCAAGGCTATAGAAACCTGATTTCCTGCTCTCCTGTTAACCAATCGGCCTCTCTTCTTCCACAGATGTGACAGACCGAGGAGATGAGACCAGGAGTGGCGGACAACACTGTTATGAAGGAATTCTTTTCTTGGCACAGCACTTTGAAACCTGAGGATGCATTCCCTGCAAGGACACGAAACGACAAGCAAGACAGGACGTTGTGGACGCATTTCTTGCCACTGTTTGTTTTCCGCCTAAAGATAttaatatatatgtacatatactcTTAAGTACATCGACAATGTGTATTGCTGCTATGTAAAAGGacactttttattatttatagcaaAACGAATGCGCCACTGGCGTGTGAATGGGAATTGTCTCAGTAGTGGTCTGGTCATGGGTAGAACTGGGAAAAGAAacctttttattttatgtaacacTTCACTGGATGCTGGTCTGCTGTGGATATGAAAACTAAAATATTTTTTAGTAAGAGAAACTTGTGACCACAACTTCACCGAGTGTGCAGCAGAAGCCGAACTCAAGTCCGCACTCCGACGATAAAGACTGAGACAGGAAGGACGAGGAGGCGGGGGTGAAGAAACGCCTGTTGTACTTGAACTGAACGGCAGGTCCAAGAACTGTTTTCCTCTGTGACATGATGTGAAGTTTTGTCTCCACTGTACTGACATACACCAGTTGGTGTGAGAAGCGACACAGTCTGCCGGGATTCCCTGAAGTGACTGTTGTGGTGATGATGCATAATGTGAAGATGACTTTCTTCACCCTGGGAGGGGTTACATGACGATGGTGAGAACCTGATGAAAGGACTACTGGTTAAGTtcggaaagtaaaaaaaaatttggtcaatGTGGAACTGgagttaggattttttttttttttttctggattgaGCATAACAAACTAGGGCTGAGTGATATGGTGATAATGTATGTTGATAATTTTCACGATATTGAAAGTAGAAGATACCAAAATTATTCTTTACTGTGAGAACATGACCAACTCTTGCCAAATATCTGAACATTTCTCAATGAACATGTCAGTCAGCCAATGTGCCTGTAAACATGCTGGCGTTCTACGTCTTCAGAAGCTATATCCAGATTCTAAACGTTGAAATTGCTTTAATTGAAAACGACACTGCAAAAATGATCATTATCATTGTATCATTCAGCCCTGTGAAAAACCACTGCCTGTTAACAGTCCTGCATCCTTTATGTAACCTTTTCCAGGTGGGAAAAACAgatctgtctttgtttttgtgcacagAGATTATTTGCATTTTGATGTATTGTGTTCATTTCACAAAATGTCTTCAGACCAGGCTGTCTAAAGGGATATTACTGTAGGTATATATGGAGACAAGAGACAAGCTGATCACATATCAGATCAGCACACCACTGTAGAAATCCACAACCTTCCAGTTTTCCTTATTTAATAACTTTGAGTGTGTTCCAAAGAAATAGTCATGCATTCACAACAGAGCAGTTCAGCATACAAGTAAAAAACGATCTGTATATACTTACTAGATATCCCGCTGTCTAGTACACTACATCTAATTTATAGAATATGTTCAGTATTGTGTTATGATATTTATATACAGTGTTAAGGTAATTTTGTTTGTCCTCCTCAACTGTTTTCAATCTGTCCGGTCAGGAGATTGAACGGCGAACACGACTGTAGATGCCTTTTTTCTGTGGAGGGAAAAAAGGACTGAAAGCAAATGTTTTGACATTCCTGATTTAAACTAAAGCTGCGTTTCTCAGCAGCCGGAGGGGGATCATGGTGGGCCTGTTGACCGATAGAAACCCCAGTCGAACACATGTGTGTGAAATGATGCGCCAACACAGGTGTTTTTCATCTTGGACAGGGGCGATGGACATGTGGTTTTGCACTTGAGGGCCCGAAGACACGTCATAAGGAGGACTAAAGGAGTCTCGTTGCTGCTGCTCAGCTCGGACCTAATTTAGTGAAGACTGTCCAATTAGACTGAGGCGTTGAGTCTGAGGGTGGTaaagcgtttttgttttttttttgtttttttctgactgCAACCCAGGCGCTAGCGCAACTAAATCACCTTTATCACTCCAAAGTGTGACATTGTTATAGCTGAAATAAACGCAGATTGTTCCTGTAGTATTTAACTGTTACCAAATGAGGAGATTACTTATGTACAATGTTGAGTATCTACAATAATGATGAAAaatccttgaaaaaaaaaaacaaaaaacatgtaagtgagtaacaaagaaacaaaacaattaaCATCACAGTAACCTTTGCAAAAATTATGTAAGTTGCTGTAATGTGCCACGGAACTCAAACACAACTCCATAATCTACCTTTAGCCTCAATAAATGATCTCCTGTAAAAATCCAATTGCTTTGATGCTGTTGAGGGAACAAATAATTAATGCACAAGTTACTAACATCTTCATTTAATTTACCTAGAACTGATTGACGAATGAGAAAATGAGCTGTTCTGAGTAAAATCAGAGTAGGACTAAAGGCAGGACAAATGTGAAGAATAAACggctttaagcttttttttttttaatgtaacattTACTTGGAGTCGTAACAGACGCCCATGACATCCGAAGCGTATCTCCTAAAGCTGCTATAGAACCTGTTTGACTCCTACCTGTTCCGTTCGTCGACGCCGACCACGCCGCTGCTGTTCATCGCGTATCTGAAACGACCACACGTGCTGCAGACAAACCTGAACGCTACCACCCTTAAGCTCGAGGCCTGACGCTGTTTTCACTGTGACCGACCGCTGGCTCAGTGCCCACGCCTCTCCAGTCCTCTGATGATGAGTACATTCTATTTGTATTTAAAATGACAGACTTTGTTGAGTTTGTACAGCCACACATTTTtgttagcatattttcacattaaTATATTTATTGGTACTGTAAAATGATATGTTTTACAATATTAAtactcttttgttgttgtttttagtgtattaaagcatatttattttgaaaatacccacttgtttcttcattttcttcttttattttttatcatcatttttattattattgttaaagaATCAAACTAAAGTAGTACAAATGCATCTCTGTAAGAATAAAAATGCCACAAACAGTTGACAGAACAttaccagggtcagttaaagttTTGCTTCACTCCCAGACAGAGCTACATTGGTTAAAATATTTGCAAGCAGAAACATATGCTTAATGATTGTTTTTTCTAAAgtaaaacaagcaaaataaaacCTTAGAGTAAAGGTTGGAAAGTTGACATGTCAGTGGCTCTCAGCTGAACATCAATATCAGCTCAAAGTGGACGAGGTTTGAGGTCTACAAGAGGTACCAGGACCGAGCAGGActcactagaccaggggtgtcaaactcattttagttgaggggccacataGAGTCCAATTTTatgtcagtaaaataatagtacaaTAACCTATGAGTAATGGcttgactgttaaccctttcatgcattaattatgagaaccttagttaagatttttttcttcagtgtttttattcctccataggcatgaaaaaaaaatgttatcaagttttattttttttccatggagttacaaaaatgtccatgtatttaatttttgaagtaaagaaatgtgtttaaccctttcatgcacgaattatgagaaccttagtcaagatttttttcttcagtgtgtaGCCAGAATGAAAgacacaatgcgatcgagttttttttttccctatggagttacaaaaatatccatgcatttaatttttgaagtaaagaaacatgtttaaaacccaatatcagagagtgatatgaaaacaatgaaataaaaacatttttaatgctgctaatctgatgtcttctcacattttaacatattctaatgctagtaattactcacttcatggagataatatgcaaaaaaaacccttcttgtctaacaaataacaactgatttacactcaaacatgttagtgcagatcaggtttatcaagaacagcaaagttacagtaatgatctgaattacaacgtatgtgatggtgcataagcgtccactgtgttggctgatatggaactaaaacaacaaaacccattaatatacaagagaacagctggagaagaactgtccactggagtggacagtgcatgaaagggttaaaacccaatatcagaaattgacattaaaacgatgaaataaaaatctgatgttttctcacattttaacatattctaatgctagtaattacttttttcatggagataatatgcaaaaaaaaaaaaacttttttctaacaaataacaattgatttacactgaaac from Sphaeramia orbicularis chromosome 16, fSphaOr1.1, whole genome shotgun sequence includes these protein-coding regions:
- the vegfaa gene encoding vascular endothelial growth factor A-A isoform X3 translates to MNFVVSLVQILLAAVFHLSTVKTASINKGMDKSKNEVIPLLEVITKSQCQPRDMLVDIFQEYPEDTEHMYIPSCVVLKRCGGCCTDEAFECVPTETRNVTLQVMRVRPKVSQHTIDLRFTEHQQCECRSKPGVSAKKE
- the vegfaa gene encoding vascular endothelial growth factor A-A isoform X1, giving the protein MNFVVSLVQILLAAVFHLSTVKTASINKGMDKSKNEVIPLLEVITKSQCQPRDMLVDIFQEYPEDTEHMYIPSCVVLKRCGGCCTDEAFECVPTETRNVTLQVMRVRPKVSQHTIDLRFTEHQQCECRSKPGVSAKKEYHCAPCSERRKRLFVQDPLTCKCSCKFTQLDCKSRQLELNERTCRCDRPRR
- the vegfaa gene encoding vascular endothelial growth factor A-A isoform X2, with product MNFVVSLVQILLAAVFHLSTVKTASINKGMDKSKNEVIPLLEVITKSQCQPRDMLVDIFQEYPEDTEHMYIPSCVVLKRCGGCCTDEAFECVPTETRNVTLQVMRVRPKVSQHTIDLRFTEHQQCECRSKPGVSAKKE